One window from the genome of Gemmatimonadota bacterium encodes:
- the cas5u6u gene encoding type I-U CRISPR-associated protein Cas5/Cas6 has product MFGFAFRFPTGRYHATPWGRNVNEADVAWPPEPWRILRALIACYWRKTDRVRWSESHLEELIDTLAEEPPVYRLPPGAVHSHVRHYMPVPRGKSETRKLVFDAFLHLPDGAEVEVRWPELTLEEGPLEFADDLAAGIGYLGRAESWTECRVLTEARGDPNCGPAESGFEGDAHTVLVPRSTDSYRQLRKRLIEREAENIRVLSKKPLTPRVLQSKVHKSFRTKGRGGVDTLPERLLDAISLDTADLQQRKWNRPPAAYEAIYARAPDARPGVLSRIQSRPVRSGPARKLPTVARYLLEGRPLPRIEDAIKIGEVMRAAALSKFGWRTDDTTGRRFPLAPWQISGRELDGGPVRDPGHPHAFWLPEDADDDGWIDHLTVFIADGMAEEIRSELDRITRLWLTPRAGRESGKGNIDEWRLALEGFGWPRDFEGSSRLLTTSRRWRSVTPFLASGYLKKDGYGGEARRLLKRRGISVEDAKIAERQQILVAGMPRSALHFHRFRSRGRERQPDAQGAFLEIEFPEVVQGPLALGFASHFGLGMFGGDVG; this is encoded by the coding sequence GTGTTTGGGTTCGCCTTTCGCTTTCCGACCGGACGGTACCACGCCACTCCGTGGGGAAGGAACGTCAACGAAGCCGATGTGGCCTGGCCGCCGGAGCCCTGGCGGATCCTCCGTGCGCTCATCGCCTGCTACTGGCGCAAGACCGACCGCGTGCGCTGGAGCGAATCTCATCTGGAAGAGTTGATCGACACGCTCGCCGAAGAGCCACCGGTATACCGCCTTCCCCCAGGCGCCGTTCATTCCCACGTACGCCACTACATGCCTGTTCCAAGGGGCAAGTCGGAAACCAGGAAGCTCGTTTTCGACGCTTTCCTGCATCTCCCGGACGGAGCGGAGGTGGAGGTGCGATGGCCGGAGCTTACACTTGAAGAGGGACCGCTGGAGTTCGCGGACGACCTTGCCGCCGGGATCGGGTACCTGGGGAGAGCCGAGAGCTGGACCGAATGCCGAGTTCTGACCGAGGCCCGAGGCGACCCGAATTGCGGCCCCGCCGAGTCCGGATTCGAGGGAGACGCGCACACCGTGCTCGTGCCGCGGTCCACCGACTCGTATCGACAATTACGGAAGCGTCTGATCGAACGCGAGGCTGAGAACATCCGGGTCTTGTCGAAAAAACCGCTCACCCCGCGCGTACTGCAGAGCAAGGTGCACAAATCCTTTCGTACGAAGGGCAGGGGTGGCGTCGACACGCTTCCGGAACGTCTCTTGGACGCGATCTCTCTTGACACGGCGGACCTTCAGCAACGCAAGTGGAACCGACCGCCCGCAGCGTACGAGGCCATCTACGCCCGAGCCCCCGATGCCCGACCCGGCGTTCTCTCTCGGATTCAAAGTCGACCGGTGAGGTCGGGCCCTGCGCGGAAGCTGCCCACCGTGGCCCGCTACCTGCTGGAGGGTCGTCCGCTTCCACGTATTGAAGACGCCATCAAGATCGGTGAGGTGATGCGCGCTGCGGCCCTGTCGAAGTTCGGCTGGCGGACCGACGATACTACGGGCAGGCGATTTCCGTTGGCGCCGTGGCAGATTTCGGGGCGAGAGCTTGACGGAGGGCCGGTGCGCGACCCGGGCCATCCCCATGCCTTCTGGCTGCCGGAAGACGCCGATGACGATGGCTGGATCGATCATCTTACCGTCTTCATCGCTGACGGCATGGCCGAGGAGATCAGGTCGGAGCTGGACCGGATCACGCGGCTCTGGCTCACACCGAGGGCTGGACGGGAGAGCGGCAAGGGCAATATCGACGAATGGCGGCTCGCGCTGGAGGGTTTCGGATGGCCGCGGGATTTCGAGGGGAGTTCCCGTCTCCTAACCACTTCGCGCAGATGGAGGAGCGTCACGCCCTTCCTAGCCTCGGGCTACCTGAAGAAGGACGGATATGGGGGTGAAGCGCGACGACTGCTGAAACGTCGCGGAATCTCGGTAGAGGATGCGAAGATTGCAGAGCGGCAGCAGATCTTGGTGGCCGGGATGCCCCGCAGCGCACTTCACTTCCACCGGTTTCGATCACGCGGCCGGGAGAGACAGCCCGATGCGCAGGGAGCTTTCTTGGAAATCGAGTTTCCGGAAGTCGTGCAGGGACCGCTGGCCCTGGGGTTCGCCAGCCACTTCGGGCTCGGGATGTTCGGAGGCGACGTGGGGTAG
- the cas7u gene encoding type I-U CRISPR-associated protein Cas7: MPIDLTHLEHAPRLLLEAGLRPIQGSRFQPTGFPNLGHAVYESPDGTGQTVLVESAQSMANRLEAVCWDGVGEDWVGPLRGLPVVVVKDGDGEHMTNSLIEAHRLNSPYILEGKDRTVFDILKERLAKFEQGRVDLRELARVLLEFDANALLHGVFLAKKQLAGGRLRLPRSLSAFVEADGAVRAISGGVKNDSVDPKGDTAKGFGNVPFMREEWTAAHITAYFNLDLQQIRGYGLGNEVTRLLILLALFKIRRFLDQGLRFRTACDLDLVAVRVTRPTAFELPVLDAIESELPELIRNINKQGLFGKSRVFTVTYRK, translated from the coding sequence ATGCCGATTGACCTCACTCATCTCGAGCACGCACCGCGACTCCTGCTCGAGGCCGGGCTACGACCGATTCAGGGGAGCCGATTCCAGCCGACCGGCTTCCCGAATCTCGGCCACGCGGTCTACGAGTCGCCCGACGGTACCGGACAGACAGTGCTCGTCGAAAGCGCGCAGTCGATGGCGAATCGCCTCGAAGCCGTCTGCTGGGACGGTGTGGGGGAAGACTGGGTGGGACCGCTGCGCGGTCTGCCGGTGGTGGTGGTGAAGGACGGCGACGGGGAGCACATGACGAATTCGCTGATCGAGGCCCACCGGTTGAATTCTCCTTACATCCTCGAAGGAAAAGACAGGACGGTCTTCGACATCCTAAAGGAGCGGCTGGCAAAGTTCGAGCAGGGACGGGTTGACCTGCGCGAGCTCGCCAGAGTGCTTCTGGAGTTCGATGCGAACGCACTGCTGCACGGGGTGTTCCTTGCTAAGAAGCAGTTGGCGGGCGGGCGGCTTCGTCTACCTCGCTCGCTTTCAGCTTTCGTGGAAGCCGATGGGGCGGTACGGGCGATCAGCGGCGGGGTCAAGAACGACTCGGTCGACCCGAAGGGGGACACGGCCAAGGGATTCGGTAACGTGCCGTTCATGCGCGAGGAGTGGACGGCCGCGCACATCACCGCCTACTTCAACCTCGACCTCCAACAGATTCGAGGCTACGGTCTGGGGAACGAAGTGACCCGGCTCCTGATCCTGCTTGCCCTCTTCAAGATCCGAAGATTTCTGGACCAAGGTTTGCGCTTCAGGACCGCCTGCGATCTCGACCTGGTCGCAGTCCGGGTGACCCGCCCGACAGCTTTCGAGCTGCCCGTTCTTGACGCCATCGAGTCCGAACTTCCCGAACTCATTCGGAACATCAACAAGCAGGGACTTTTCGGGAAGAGCCGTGTCTTCACCGTCACCTACCGGAAGTAG
- the csx17 gene encoding type I-U CRISPR-associated protein Csx17, with protein MAADGLRLEGCSPTPLSSYLKALGTLRIISSAINSAFGKAADASARGWWQDERLHLRTSLGRDDLLSFFLKDYAPSPVIAPWNGGSGFYPEDNRDGFGPLSSPEVATRFALFSEALRIATETLGSFGLPLPVPDAEPDEARKPRTSKQARLRGAVKKELVAALRGSLPPAALPWLDAALVLTADGLRFPPLLGTGGNDGRLDFTTGFMQRLVSNGRTPGLFNATTGDPSFVCAGLLENSLFGSPIQDLTDAAVGQFSPGSAGGPNASTGYEGDATVNPWDFVLMLEGAVTFASAATRRHQSNALSRASAPFTVGASGAGWGGVSNEADARAEFWAPIWTRPARFIEVRALFAEGRATSGGRTASDGLDFARALATLGVNRGFSEFQRFGFFQRAGKSYYAAALDRRRAAPSNGAALVADLDRGGWLGRIRRSGRKDNQPAATRNAIKTLEDSLFSLLEPECPPSSVRAAIEAVGRLARLTGDRPSVRETVAPPPLLSRSWLLRADDGSPEFRVAAAIAGIGIPSTNPGRSSGSTGLGTRYWRIPPMAAHLAPLTDGGEGFERSTFFRGWHLRRRRNWSTAENPPTVVWGHGELMRNLVAVLERRIVETSVRGLDDKPFAGASFARLSDVGAFLTADFDDDRCQDLLAGMVWADPVRFRAPEPRAGPSRATLPFAYSALKPIFAPNDQLRRIGAIPTEGAIPVPPNLLASLRAGGGSRDGRAVGRVVRLAFARVRSSGLISAYDSTGSGSGANTWQHGRIGVGIRPDRLAAALLIPVADRGLTSLLRRAYPGALPDSAHLSPEETTNAD; from the coding sequence ATGGCCGCTGACGGGTTGAGGCTCGAGGGTTGCTCGCCCACCCCGCTCTCGTCCTACCTGAAGGCGCTGGGGACGCTTCGGATCATCTCGTCCGCGATCAACAGCGCGTTCGGCAAGGCTGCCGACGCGAGCGCACGCGGATGGTGGCAGGACGAGCGTTTGCATCTACGGACCTCGCTCGGACGCGACGATCTGCTGAGCTTCTTCCTGAAGGATTACGCGCCGAGCCCGGTGATCGCGCCATGGAACGGAGGCAGCGGATTCTATCCCGAGGACAACCGCGACGGCTTCGGGCCCCTGAGTTCGCCCGAGGTCGCGACCCGATTTGCTCTGTTCTCGGAAGCCTTGCGGATTGCGACGGAGACGCTGGGTAGCTTCGGGCTGCCTCTCCCCGTTCCTGACGCCGAACCCGATGAGGCCCGGAAGCCAAGGACATCCAAGCAGGCGCGCCTGCGAGGAGCGGTGAAGAAGGAGCTGGTCGCCGCACTGCGCGGCAGCCTTCCGCCGGCCGCCTTGCCATGGCTCGATGCGGCTCTCGTCCTAACCGCAGACGGTCTCCGGTTCCCTCCGCTGCTGGGAACCGGCGGAAACGACGGTCGGCTCGACTTCACCACCGGTTTCATGCAGCGGCTGGTCTCGAACGGTCGGACACCAGGTCTCTTCAACGCAACCACGGGAGATCCGTCGTTCGTCTGCGCGGGCCTCCTCGAAAACTCGCTCTTCGGTTCTCCGATCCAGGATCTTACCGATGCGGCGGTGGGACAATTCTCACCGGGCTCGGCGGGAGGACCCAACGCGTCGACCGGCTACGAGGGCGATGCCACCGTCAACCCTTGGGATTTCGTGCTCATGCTTGAGGGAGCGGTCACCTTCGCTTCGGCAGCGACTCGTCGGCACCAGAGCAACGCCCTCTCGCGGGCCAGCGCCCCCTTCACGGTCGGGGCGTCGGGAGCGGGCTGGGGCGGCGTGTCGAACGAGGCGGACGCGAGGGCCGAATTCTGGGCACCGATCTGGACCCGGCCCGCTCGGTTCATTGAGGTTCGAGCTCTCTTCGCCGAAGGGCGCGCGACGTCGGGCGGTCGAACGGCGAGCGACGGGCTCGACTTCGCGCGAGCGCTGGCCACCCTCGGTGTCAACCGGGGATTCTCGGAGTTCCAGCGCTTCGGGTTCTTCCAGCGAGCCGGAAAGAGCTACTACGCGGCGGCACTGGACCGCCGACGCGCGGCACCCTCCAACGGCGCGGCGCTGGTGGCCGACCTAGACCGGGGAGGCTGGCTCGGACGAATCCGACGATCCGGCCGGAAGGACAACCAGCCGGCGGCGACGCGGAATGCGATCAAGACGCTAGAAGACTCGTTGTTCTCGCTGCTGGAGCCCGAATGCCCGCCCTCCTCCGTAAGGGCGGCGATAGAGGCCGTCGGTAGGCTGGCGCGGTTGACGGGCGATAGACCGTCGGTCCGCGAAACGGTGGCTCCGCCGCCGCTCCTCTCACGTTCGTGGCTGCTGCGAGCCGACGACGGCAGTCCGGAATTCCGCGTTGCTGCGGCGATCGCCGGGATCGGCATCCCATCCACGAACCCCGGACGCTCTTCAGGATCGACGGGACTCGGCACTCGGTACTGGAGGATCCCGCCAATGGCCGCGCACCTGGCACCGCTGACCGACGGAGGCGAGGGCTTCGAACGATCGACTTTCTTCAGAGGTTGGCACCTGAGACGCCGTCGCAACTGGTCCACCGCCGAAAACCCGCCGACCGTAGTGTGGGGTCATGGAGAACTGATGCGTAACCTAGTCGCCGTCCTTGAGCGCCGCATCGTCGAAACGTCGGTTCGAGGCCTGGACGACAAACCGTTCGCCGGTGCCAGCTTCGCCAGGCTGTCGGACGTGGGGGCATTCCTCACCGCCGACTTCGACGACGACCGCTGCCAAGACCTTCTCGCCGGGATGGTCTGGGCGGATCCCGTCCGGTTTCGGGCACCGGAACCGAGGGCGGGTCCGTCGAGAGCCACCCTGCCTTTCGCCTACTCGGCCCTCAAACCCATATTCGCTCCCAATGACCAACTCCGCCGGATAGGTGCGATTCCAACGGAGGGGGCCATCCCCGTGCCACCCAACCTTCTCGCCTCTCTAAGGGCGGGTGGAGGGAGCAGGGACGGCCGCGCCGTCGGTCGAGTAGTCCGTCTGGCCTTTGCGAGGGTTCGGTCGTCGGGTTTGATCTCGGCATACGATTCGACCGGATCCGGCAGCGGCGCGAACACCTGGCAGCACGGCCGGATCGGCGTCGGCATACGACCCGACCGCTTGGCCGCCGCCCTTCTCATTCCCGTCGCCGACCGAGGCTTGACGAGCCTACTTCGCCGAGCCTACCCCGGCGCACTTCCCGACAGCGCACACCTCTCACCGGAGGAAACAACCAATGCCGATTGA
- a CDS encoding CRISPR-associated endonuclease Cas3'', which yields MTDTTQPCTDFGKLFATAFGKACEPYAWQRRLAEGEWPEVLIAPTGSGKTVGVTLAWAHQRLLRPERTPRRLVWCLPMRTLVDQICGEIHEWLERIEADVLDPQALLPRPGGLHVLMGGVDSGRWLETPENPAIIVGTQDMLLSRALMRGYASSRAIWPMEFAMLHQDAQWIFDEVQLMGAGRATSAQLEAFRRMEHVRSMEKAVEGDAVRWTAPARRGASVPPEYRSSAQSRSLWISATLKPEWLATVDHPEPNKVFRVDPTNEVDDRLSRLTEAPKRLWRIGDAPASAASPERKAYLERLADSVVEAHRPGTMTLAILNQVKRAQELHEQVRHRLAVREDLRADVALLHSRFRPPDRKREMSKFLEQGGSSDIIVIATQAVEAGVDISATTMFTELAPWASMVQRFGRANRRAEVKGGARIFWIDLLRSIDEESKQAEKLNKTLSLPYEVDRLRDARRRLIGLTDAAPVHLPHIGEIDPTLNVIRRNDLDDLFDTDADLTGFDVDVSPFVRDSDDTDLRVFWRELPVEDADPPKPEARELCALPVGQAKAWVRNAKKSLGAVFFVRDPQWRRKEQQTQSTPPGWTPLYHHDTLRPGMTVLADVRAGGYGETLGFTGDRRHRPDPVGTPGMPGTPGASTESTPAFQDALGATRDQEGESEGHDDDPRSSTGRPVRLTDHLKKVASEVSSLCDELGTDDATRCLLVRAARWHDLGKAHEVFQATMRKGLNGRVPDGVLLAKTVKGGVRHKRAYFRHELASALAFLGHEGWSREADLCAYLIAAHHGKVRMNLRALPKESPPTEPERLAARFARGIWEGDELPPVELDATERWPGGRLNLSIMELGWDETTRESWTERTRELLRYHGPFRLAWLETILRLADWRASAEQGSGGRDGR from the coding sequence GCACCGACTTCGGCAAGCTCTTCGCCACGGCTTTCGGCAAAGCGTGCGAACCGTATGCCTGGCAGCGGAGACTCGCGGAAGGCGAGTGGCCGGAGGTCCTGATCGCCCCCACCGGATCGGGTAAGACCGTCGGAGTCACCCTGGCCTGGGCGCATCAACGACTCCTGCGGCCCGAACGCACGCCGAGGCGACTCGTCTGGTGCCTCCCCATGCGAACGCTCGTCGATCAGATATGCGGCGAGATTCACGAATGGCTCGAGCGCATCGAAGCCGATGTCCTGGATCCCCAAGCCCTACTCCCACGCCCCGGCGGCCTCCATGTATTGATGGGGGGCGTCGATTCAGGCAGGTGGCTTGAGACCCCGGAGAACCCTGCGATCATCGTGGGCACGCAGGACATGTTGCTCAGCCGGGCCCTCATGCGCGGATATGCGTCCTCCCGCGCCATCTGGCCGATGGAGTTCGCGATGCTGCATCAGGACGCCCAGTGGATCTTCGACGAGGTCCAGCTCATGGGCGCCGGGCGAGCGACCTCCGCCCAGCTCGAGGCCTTCCGTCGCATGGAACACGTGCGTTCGATGGAGAAGGCCGTCGAGGGCGACGCGGTGCGATGGACGGCTCCGGCTCGCCGGGGGGCATCGGTTCCTCCCGAATACCGGTCGTCGGCTCAGTCCAGGAGCCTTTGGATCTCCGCGACGCTCAAACCGGAATGGCTGGCGACCGTGGACCATCCCGAGCCGAACAAGGTGTTCAGGGTAGATCCGACGAACGAAGTCGACGACAGGCTGAGCAGACTGACCGAGGCGCCGAAACGTCTTTGGAGGATCGGCGACGCACCGGCGTCGGCCGCATCTCCCGAACGCAAGGCGTATCTGGAGCGGCTCGCGGACTCCGTTGTCGAGGCTCACCGACCGGGGACCATGACCTTGGCAATCTTGAACCAGGTCAAACGTGCCCAAGAGCTACACGAGCAGGTCAGACATAGGCTGGCGGTTAGGGAAGATCTTCGCGCCGATGTCGCTCTTCTGCATTCCCGTTTCCGCCCGCCCGACCGGAAACGGGAGATGTCCAAATTCCTCGAGCAGGGAGGTTCCTCGGACATTATCGTGATCGCTACTCAGGCGGTCGAGGCCGGAGTGGACATTTCAGCGACGACAATGTTCACGGAACTGGCGCCCTGGGCGTCGATGGTGCAGAGGTTCGGAAGGGCCAACCGCCGGGCCGAGGTGAAGGGCGGCGCCCGAATCTTCTGGATCGACCTTCTCAGGTCGATCGACGAGGAAAGCAAACAGGCCGAGAAGCTCAATAAGACCCTCTCCCTCCCGTACGAGGTCGACCGACTCCGGGACGCCCGCAGGAGGTTGATCGGGCTCACGGACGCGGCTCCGGTCCATCTTCCGCATATTGGGGAAATCGATCCGACGTTGAACGTCATCCGACGCAATGACCTTGACGATCTCTTCGATACCGACGCGGACCTCACCGGCTTCGACGTGGACGTATCGCCCTTCGTCAGAGACTCGGACGACACCGACCTAAGAGTTTTCTGGCGCGAACTTCCGGTCGAAGACGCCGACCCGCCTAAACCGGAAGCCCGCGAACTCTGCGCCCTACCGGTCGGGCAGGCGAAAGCTTGGGTCCGGAACGCGAAGAAGAGCCTAGGCGCCGTCTTTTTCGTTCGCGATCCTCAATGGCGGAGGAAGGAGCAGCAAACGCAATCGACTCCACCGGGCTGGACCCCCCTCTACCACCACGATACGCTCCGGCCGGGAATGACCGTACTTGCAGATGTGAGGGCAGGTGGTTATGGTGAAACTCTCGGTTTCACCGGCGACCGGAGGCACCGCCCAGATCCGGTCGGGACACCCGGAATGCCCGGTACTCCGGGGGCGTCTACCGAATCGACTCCCGCGTTTCAGGACGCCCTAGGTGCGACCCGGGACCAGGAGGGCGAATCCGAGGGACACGACGACGACCCACGCAGCTCGACCGGACGCCCGGTGCGACTCACAGATCATCTGAAAAAAGTGGCCAGCGAAGTCTCTAGCCTTTGCGACGAACTCGGGACGGACGATGCTACTCGGTGTCTGCTGGTCCGGGCCGCGCGTTGGCACGATCTTGGCAAGGCACATGAGGTCTTCCAAGCGACGATGCGGAAGGGCCTCAACGGAAGAGTTCCGGATGGAGTGCTCCTAGCTAAGACGGTGAAGGGCGGCGTGCGCCACAAACGCGCCTACTTCCGACACGAACTGGCCTCCGCGCTTGCGTTCCTCGGGCACGAAGGATGGTCTCGCGAGGCCGATCTTTGCGCCTACCTGATCGCCGCGCACCACGGAAAGGTTCGGATGAACCTTCGCGCATTACCGAAGGAGTCCCCTCCGACTGAACCTGAAAGGCTCGCGGCTAGGTTTGCGAGGGGCATCTGGGAGGGCGACGAACTCCCGCCCGTCGAACTCGATGCGACCGAACGCTGGCCGGGCGGCCGCCTGAACCTCTCGATCATGGAGCTGGGCTGGGACGAAACGACCCGAGAGAGCTGGACAGAGCGGACCAGGGAGCTTTTGAGATACCACGGTCCGTTCCGGCTGGCTTGGCTGGAGACCATTCTGCGACTCGCCGACTGGCGAGCTTCCGCCGAGCAAGGGTCGGGAGGCCGCGATGGCCGCTGA